GACGGTACAGTAGCGCTCGGCATTCCCGGCCCGTCCGCGTCGTGGCCTCGGCCACCTAGACTCGGCCGATGACCGGCGCCCGCGACCGCGTGCTGGACGCGTACGAGACCCTCCTGATCGACCACGGCCCCGGCGCGGCCACGCTCGACGCCGTCGCCGCCGCGGCCGAGGTCTCCAAGGGCGGGCTGCTCTACCACTTCGCGTCCAAGGACGCACTGGTCGCCGGCCTGCTGGACCGGTTGCGGGAGCGCAGCGCCGCCGACGCCGACGCGATCCGCACCTCCCCCGACGGCGCCGTCGCCTACTACCTGCGCACGTCCGCCCCGGGTGGCCCGGTCCCCGGTGGGGTCACCCGGAGCTACCTCGCGGTCCTGCGGATCTCCGAGGGGAGCGCGACGGGCCAGGCGATCCGCGACGCGCTGGCCGAGGTCGACGCCGACGCCTTCGCCGCACTGCGGGCGGAGCTGGACGACCCGGTGCTGGCCTGGCTCGCCCAGCTGGTGGGGGACGGGCTGTACCTGCGCACCCTCACCGGCACCCCGCTCCCGCCCGGGCTCGGCGTGGAGGACCTGTTGGCCCGGCTGCGGCAGCACTTCCCGGTCGCCGACCCCTGACCGGCGAGTGTGCCGGCCCCGCCCGGCGAGTTTGCCGCTCGGGCTCGGCGAGTTTGCCGCTGCGGCCTGGTGAGTCTGCCGCTGCAGCCCGGTGGGTTGGCCGCCCCCGTCCGGCGAGTTTGCCGCTGCTCCCGGTGAGTTTGCCGCTCCGGCCCGGTGGGTTGGCCGCTCCGGCCCGGTGGGTTGGCCGCTCCGGCCCGGTGAGTCTGCCGCTCCGGCCCGGTGAGTTGTCCGCCCCTGCCCGGCGGGCGGGCTGCTGCTGTCCGGAGAGTTGACCGCTGGGGCTCGGCGGGTCTGTCGCTCGGCGAGTCGGCCGCCGTCCGGTGGTTGGCTCTGTGGTCCCGCGAGTGTGCCGCTCTTGCTCGGTGAGTTGGCCGTTGCCGCTCGGCGAGTCGGTCGTCGGAGGGCTGCGGAGGTCGTCTCTGCCGCCCGGTCGAGATGGTGTCGACCGAGTGAGCTGTGTCGGCGAGCTCGCGGGGCGATCCGGCTCGGGCACTTGTGCCATGGCCCGGGCTCGGCGAACTGGTCGGTGGTGGGCTCGTCGGGCATGTCGGCTGCCGGTCCCGGCCCGGTCCGGGCTACTGCGGCCAGGACGCCAGCCGGTCGGGCTCGGGGTCGATCCAGGCGGTGGGGTCGCGGTTCGGGACCACCGGGCGTCTCGCCCGACCCGGCCGAGCCTCCGAGCCCGGGTCGGGCACGTCGGTCGGGGACGGCCGCCCACCCCGCCACGTCATCCGGTAGTTCATCCCAGACGACCCAACGCCCGACCGGCACAAGCGCACCACGCCGAAGAAGGCCACCATCCGAAGCGACCGTCCATGCGTCGAACGGTCCCTGGCCTGCGATAACTTGCTACTACTCGAACGCATGTTCTAGTAGGATCAGGTCATGGTCGGCGACACCCTCCAAGACGCGCACCAGCACCTCGCTGCCGCACTCGACGACCTCGCCGCAGCCACCACCCACGCCTCCGAGAACGACCTCATCTCGCTTCTGACCGTCTGCGAGGGACTCACCCGGCGGGTCGAGGCGATCTCCAGTGCCGCGGTGGCCGTCCTGGATGACCGGGGCACGTTCCTGTCGCGCGGTTATCCGAGCACCGCGGCCGCTCTGTCGGACCTGTTGTCCTGGGACCAGCGGCAGGCGCGGTCCTTCACCGCTGCCGCTACCGACGTCCACGGCCGCACCACTCTCAGCGGGGAACAGCTCCCCGCGCGGATGCCCGCCACCGCCGCCGCCCTCGACGAGGGACTGATCGGGTGGCGACACGTCGAGGTCATCCACCGCGTCCTGGGCACCCGGGCTGCTGAACGGCTCACCACATCAGCGTGGACCGGCGCGGAGGCGCAGCTCGCCGAGTACGCCCAGCAGGCCAAGCCAGGACAACTGCTCAGCTTCGGCACCCTGCTGATCGACCGGTTGGATCAGGACGGGCCCGAACCCGACGACACCCCGCCACCGGTGAACGAGCTGCGCCTGACCCGTCACCGCGGCGGGGCCGGTGGGTCGGTGAAGGGCCGGTTCGGAGACCCCGCCCTCTACGACGCCATCGCCGCCGTGATCGACGCCAAGGCCAAGCCGCTCACCGCCGACGACGACCGGACCGCGGCCCAGCGACAAGCCGAAGCACTCGCCGACGTCTGCGGCTACGTCCTCGACCACGGCGACGACCTCCCCGAGACCGGCGGCCGCCGACCCCACCTCACCGTGACCATCCGCTTGGAAGACCTCGAGGCACGGGCACGCGGGGCGATGTTGGAGTTCGGCGGCACCATCACCCCCGCCACCCTGCGCACACTGGCCTGCGACGCCGGCGTGATCCCGATCGTCATGAACGGCGACAGCCAACCCCTCGACGTCGGCCGGGAGAAGCGGACCATCCCCGACGGACTCCGCAAAGCCATCACCGTGCGAGACCGCGGCTGCGCCCACCCCGGATGCGACCGACCACCCTCCTGGTGCGACGTCCACCACGTGGATCACTGGGGGCATGAAGGTCCCACGGAGCTGAACAACCTGGTCATGCTGTGCAAGGCCCACCACCGCCAGATCCACCACTCGGACTGGACCGTCCGGATCCGCGACGGGCTACCGGAGTTCGTCCCACCCCGATGGATCGACCCCACGCGCACCCCGCGCCGCGCGATCGCACCCCACCGGATCGGATGACCGGCCGGTCAGGGTGCCAGCGCGGCCGCCACCGGCCAGATCCACGGCGACCACGCCGACTCCACGACGCTCCGCGCGAACAGCCACGTGCGCACACGACCCGCGTCGAGCCCGGTGAGGCCGGCCATCCGATCCGCCACGGCGCCGGCGTCGTCGGCGACCCGGCGGTCGTTGAGGATGTGCTGCAGCACGTCGAAGCACGGGTCGCCCAGGTACGGCTGGGGGTCGATCGGCCGCCACGTCCCGCCCGCGGCGGCCAGCAGGTTGCCCGCGTGCAGGTCGCTCACCAGCAGCACCGGCTCGAGGTCTGCGCGGGGCAGCGCCCGGTGGAGCGCCAGCCCGTCGCGCACCAGGCCGGGATCGAGGACGTCGGCGGTGAGCAGCGGCTCGACCTCGTCGGCCCACAGGTCGCACACCTGCGCCAGCGGGCGGAACGGGGCGCCCGCGGGGCGCCACAGCGCGCGCAGGGCCGCGGCGACGATCTCGTCCTGCTCGGGCAGCGGGCGGGCGTCGCGCAGCGGGGTGCCGTGGCGGGCCCGTTCCAGCAGCAGCGCGATCGTCGACCCCTGCGCCCACGACGCGTGCACGGCGACGGCGCCGCGGCCGCTCCAGGGCCCGCAGGCCGTCGGCCTCGTGCCGTCCCTCGGTGTGCCGCCGGCCGACCTCGAGGACCAGGTCGCGGCCCGCCGCGTCACGGGCGGGGGCGACCCACGCGGTCTCCCCGCCCGGCTGGAACGGGGGACCGACGGTCAGTGACCAGCGCCCGGCCAGCTGCTCGACGAGGCGGGGCAGGTCGGCGAGCCAGGCGCGGCGATCCGCGGACCCGGCGGACGCCCGGACCAGCCCGGTCGGCAGCTCTAGCCGAAGATCCATCGCGACGACGCGCGCACCAGGGTCGGGGTGGGCTCGACCGGTGCCGGGTTGCGGGCGATCTCCGGCACCGGGATGGGCAGCCGGTGCGTGGTGACGTTCCAGTAGCGGTTCTCCGGGTCGCCCGCGCGCCAGGCGTTGGCCAGCCGGGCGGTGGCGTCGGCGTCGGACCTGCGACGCGGCCGGGGGCGCATGCCGCAGCGTTCGCGGACCACCCGGTCCAGCGTGCGCCAGGCGTCGTCGGCCGTGGTGTGCACGCTGACGCTGGGCTCGCCGTCGGTCTGACCGACCAGCAGCGTGTAGGCGCTGACCATCTCGTAGGACACGGGCACGCCCCTCTCGGGCTCGAACCGGGTTTCCCGCGACGTCGTCGGCGCGCTCGCACAGTCAACGGCACCGACCCCGGCCGGGTCCTCTCCGGCGCGCCGGGTGTCGCCCGATGGTGTCCATCACGCGCCGTGTGCGACTGGTCACCCCGGGCGGGTGACCAGCGGATCGCCGGATGGTGTGCCCCTATCGGCCGAGCGACACCGACGACATCGTGAAGTCCGGCACCCGCACCGGCGGCATCGCGGCGCGGGTGAACCAGTCCTTCCACTCCCGCGGCAGCGTCCGCTCCGTGGCGCCGACCTCCGTGGCCGCGCGCAGGACGTCGAGCGGGGAGTGGTTGAAGCGGAAGTTGTGGTCGACCTCGCCCACGATCTCCCCGCCCTCCACCAGGTACACGCCGTCGCGGGTGAGGCCGGTGAGCAGCAGCGTCGCCGGGTCGACGAGCCGGATGTACCACAGGCACGTCAGGAGCAGCCCGCGCTCGGTGCGGCCGACCATCTCCTCGATCGAGGCGTCGGTCCCGCCGGTGAGCAGCAGGTTGTCGCCGGGCGGGGTGAAGGACGTGCCGAACTCGGCGGCCTCCGCGCGGGAGTAGCCGAGCTCGGAGATCACGCCGTCGCGGACCCAGTCGACGCGGCGGGTCGGGGCCCCGTTGTCGAACACCGAGATCGCGTCGCCGGAGCGGGTGGCCGTCAGGAACGGCTCGTACTCCAGGCCGGGGGCCGACGGGTCGCAGGTCAGCGTCAGGGGCAGGTCGGTGAGGCGTTCGCCGACGCGCGGGCCGTCCGGGCCGGACAGCGCGCTGCGGCCCTCCTGCGCCGGGCGCCCGTCCATCGACCAGGCCAGGTAGATCATCAGGTCCGACACGGCCGACGGCGGCAGCAGCGTCTCGTACTTCCCGGCCGGGAGCGTGACGCGCCGTTTCCCCCACTCCAGCCGGCGCGCGGCCTGCGCGGCGAGGTCCACGACGTCGACGTCGGCGAAGTCGGCGGTCGACGCGCCCACCCACGCGGAGCCGGACAGGTCGGGGGTCTTCGCGTTCAGCTCCACCGAGCCGGTCGGCTGCACCCACCGCCGCCGCACCCCGGCCGAGGTGCCGAGCCACGTCGTCGTCAGCTCGTGGCTGGCGAAGCCGTACTGGCGCTGCGGCCCGGCGAGCACCTCGGCCAGGCCCTGCGCGAACGTGCCGAACACCCCGATCGAGGTCTCGGTGGCGTCGTCGTCCCAGCTCGCGTCGGTACCGGCCGGGGCGGGCAGGTCCGACGCGTCCTGCGCGGGCCCCGCGTCGTGCGCGGACGCCTCCGCCGCGCGCACCAGGTCGTCGAGCCGGGCCTGGTCGCTGATCGTCACCGCCGTGCTGACGACGCCCGCCGCCGTCCCGCCCTCGACGGCGACCAGCGCGATCACCGTGACGCGGCCGGCGGTGGTGTGCCCGTTGGTCGTCATCGTCGAGTTGGCCCAGCGCAGCACGGCCTCGCTGGTGGACTGCACGAGCACGACGCACCCCCGCAGGTGCGCGGCCGCGGCCAGCGTCCGCTCGACGATCTCCTGCGCCCGCATCACGAGCCCTCCTCCTGGGTGTTGAGCACGGTGACGCCGCGGAAGCGCGCCGACGGGCAGCCGTGGCTCACGGCCGCCACCTGGCCGGGCTGGGCCTTGCCGCAGTTCATCGCGCCGTGCAGCACCCACGTCGACGGGCCGCCGACGGCGTCGAGCGAGCCCCAGAAGTCGGTGGTGGTGGCCTGGTAGGCGACGTCGCGCAGCTGCCCGGCCAGCTCACCGTTCTCGATGCGGTAGAACCGCTGGCCGGTGAACTGGAAGTTGTAGCGCTGCATGTCGATCGACCACGACTTGTCGCCGACGACGTAGATCCCGCGCTCGACGCCCGCGATCAGCTCCTCGGTCGAGGTGTCGCGCACCGGATCGGGTTGCAGCGACACGTTCGCCATCCGCTGGATCGGGACGTGGTGCGGGGAGTCGGCGAACGCGCAGCCGTTGGAGCGGTCCAGCCCCAGGCGCGGCGCGAACGTGCGGTCGAGCTGGTAGCCGACCAGCACGCCGTCGCGCACGAGGTCGAAGGTCGAGGTGGCCACGCCGTCGTCGTCGTAGCCGACGGTGGCCAGGCCGTGCGGCACCGTGCGGTCACCGGTGACGTGCATGAGCTCCGAGCCGTAGCGCAGCGTGCCGAGCTGGTCGGGCGTGGCGAAGCTGGAGCCGGCGTACGCGGCCTCGTAGCCGATCGCGCGGTCGTACTCGGTGGCGTGCCCGACCGACTCGTGGATCGTCAGCCACAGGTTGGTGGGGTCGATGACGAGGTCGTAGGCCCCCGCCGCGACGCTCGGGGACTTCGTCTTCTCGGCCAGCAGCTCCGGCACCCGCGCGAGCTCGGCGTCCCAGTCCCATCCCGTCCCGGTGAGGTACTCCCAGCCGCGGCCCACCGGTGGGGCCAGGGTGCCCATCGTCTCGAACGCCCCCGCGCCGCGGTCG
This sequence is a window from Pseudonocardia petroleophila. Protein-coding genes within it:
- a CDS encoding TetR/AcrR family transcriptional regulator: MTGARDRVLDAYETLLIDHGPGAATLDAVAAAAEVSKGGLLYHFASKDALVAGLLDRLRERSAADADAIRTSPDGAVAYYLRTSAPGGPVPGGVTRSYLAVLRISEGSATGQAIRDALAEVDADAFAALRAELDDPVLAWLAQLVGDGLYLRTLTGTPLPPGLGVEDLLARLRQHFPVADP
- a CDS encoding HNH endonuclease signature motif containing protein, coding for MVGDTLQDAHQHLAAALDDLAAATTHASENDLISLLTVCEGLTRRVEAISSAAVAVLDDRGTFLSRGYPSTAAALSDLLSWDQRQARSFTAAATDVHGRTTLSGEQLPARMPATAAALDEGLIGWRHVEVIHRVLGTRAAERLTTSAWTGAEAQLAEYAQQAKPGQLLSFGTLLIDRLDQDGPEPDDTPPPVNELRLTRHRGGAGGSVKGRFGDPALYDAIAAVIDAKAKPLTADDDRTAAQRQAEALADVCGYVLDHGDDLPETGGRRPHLTVTIRLEDLEARARGAMLEFGGTITPATLRTLACDAGVIPIVMNGDSQPLDVGREKRTIPDGLRKAITVRDRGCAHPGCDRPPSWCDVHHVDHWGHEGPTELNNLVMLCKAHHRQIHHSDWTVRIRDGLPEFVPPRWIDPTRTPRRAIAPHRIG
- a CDS encoding metallopeptidase TldD-related protein, giving the protein MRAQEIVERTLAAAAHLRGCVVLVQSTSEAVLRWANSTMTTNGHTTAGRVTVIALVAVEGGTAAGVVSTAVTISDQARLDDLVRAAEASAHDAGPAQDASDLPAPAGTDASWDDDATETSIGVFGTFAQGLAEVLAGPQRQYGFASHELTTTWLGTSAGVRRRWVQPTGSVELNAKTPDLSGSAWVGASTADFADVDVVDLAAQAARRLEWGKRRVTLPAGKYETLLPPSAVSDLMIYLAWSMDGRPAQEGRSALSGPDGPRVGERLTDLPLTLTCDPSAPGLEYEPFLTATRSGDAISVFDNGAPTRRVDWVRDGVISELGYSRAEAAEFGTSFTPPGDNLLLTGGTDASIEEMVGRTERGLLLTCLWYIRLVDPATLLLTGLTRDGVYLVEGGEIVGEVDHNFRFNHSPLDVLRAATEVGATERTLPREWKDWFTRAAMPPVRVPDFTMSSVSLGR
- a CDS encoding TldD/PmbA family protein; translated protein: MPDLDPTFASLPLAALADAALSRARDLGAQHADLRVERIVTQSVDLRDGRVTGVADDVTVGLAVRVIVDGVWGFASHGDLTPDRAAATAERAVAVARTLAPVAIERVERADEPVHVAEWISDYDVDPFAVPTREKVELLTEWSQRLLASDGVDHVQAGVAQVRENKFYADLTGTRTTQQRVRISPAFTATAVDRGAGAFETMGTLAPPVGRGWEYLTGTGWDWDAELARVPELLAEKTKSPSVAAGAYDLVIDPTNLWLTIHESVGHATEYDRAIGYEAAYAGSSFATPDQLGTLRYGSELMHVTGDRTVPHGLATVGYDDDGVATSTFDLVRDGVLVGYQLDRTFAPRLGLDRSNGCAFADSPHHVPIQRMANVSLQPDPVRDTSTEELIAGVERGIYVVGDKSWSIDMQRYNFQFTGQRFYRIENGELAGQLRDVAYQATTTDFWGSLDAVGGPSTWVLHGAMNCGKAQPGQVAAVSHGCPSARFRGVTVLNTQEEGS
- a CDS encoding aminoglycoside phosphotransferase family protein translates to MTRRAATWSSRSAGGTPRDGTRPTACGPWSGRGAVAVHASWAQGSTIALLLERARHGTPLRDARPLPEQDEIVAAALRALWRPAGAPFRPLAQVCDLWADEVEPLLTADVLDPGLVRDGLALHRALPRADLEPVLLVSDLHAGNLLAAAGGTWRPIDPQPYLGDPCFDVLQHILNDRRVADDAGAVADRMAGLTGLDAGRVRTWLFARSVVESAWSPWIWPVAAALAP